The genomic DNA AGCTTCTTTAAATTCTTGAATGCCTTGAATCAAGGGATGGATATCATACCAACGCTGCATTTCTCCATCTGCATCCAAATAGCGATATTCTAAAAGACAGCGATTAAACATCAAATTCCGATACTGATTATCGTTAATAATTCGCTTAGAACGAGAGACTTCTGCCAATAAAATCCATTGATGGTTTTCCACGGCTCGTCTGTAGGTATCCCTGGCCTGAGTGATAGCACGCCGAACTGCTCTTTCGGAAATTGGTAAATCTTGAGTGCGTCCTATGGCATCCTGAGTTAACAATAGCAGATTTCTGACATGACCTCCACTCATTAAACAAAGTCTTGCTAAAGTTTCTGGATTGTCAAATATTTCTGTTTCTATGGGTTTATCTGGTGCAAATTGCCTAATTCTTCGGGAAATTACCTCTTTCACTTTATTTATTCCTGGTTCATAAATTTCACCTTTGGGAGTACGTACCATGATCATGGGCAAAATTTGGGGATCACCATATATATCTCTGAGATCCGTGGCTCTGGTAGAATAAACCATGGCGATGGGAACTGTATAAATTAAATGGCAATCTAAAGCTTTTAATTGTTCACAGCGATCTAAAAAAACTTCTTCATAGTTAGTTCTATCTCCGTCTTTTACTAATACCATACGGTCTAAATTATCAATAATTACTGCCAATTGATTACGATTGGCTGGTAGTCGCTTTCTAACATCGGCGATAAATTCATTTAAAACTTTAATTAATGTGACAGTATGAGGATTGACTTTATCTCGAATCTGTTGTCTCAGTTCGGGAACTGCTCTTAAATTAGCTGTCAATTTGGCAAACTGACAAATTTGCATCTCTACATTCATATTCTCAATCTGAATTTCTGTCAGTGCTAAATCTTTTAAGTCTTGCCAACGTTCTTTGAGCCAATTTAAAACTGGTTTGGGATCTCCCATGGTTTGCAAATCTTGCAGTAACCGCCGAGTACAAGCTAGTAATATATCTGTATATTGGGCATCTTCGGAATCAATATCTTCTTCATCTGCTGCAAAATAAACTACATAAAATTGTCTGGCTTCTAAAGATTCTTTGAGTCGGAGTAATTCTGTAGATTTACCTGCCCCTCTGTGACCTGAATACAATTGGCAGGTGTTTTGATTTGCTAACTGAATCCGATTTCCTAATTCTTCTAAAATATCTGCATCTCCCCGCACGTCTTGACAGTCTACATAGTTGGGATCACCAGCGGGTAAGGGTTGAAATGGATTAAAAGCATTGTATAGTTTTTTCAGTAATTCGGAATTGCTGGACATAAGTAAATGACCTGGTTAATTTAGGGTAAATAATATACTACTTCCTGCCTACTGCCTACTGGCTAATACCCCCTATCACCTATGCTCACTTAATTCATGCCTTTTCGGATTAATTCCTGAAAGCGGATATCTCCCCGAATATGCAAAAAATCCAGATCAGCAGCTGCCATTTTTGCAAATTCCATAGGTTTAAGATTAATAGCTTGCTCTAAATTTTCTAAAGCTTGTTCAACATTACTTTGAGCAGCATAACAACAAGCTTTATTGTACCAAGCATAGTAATCATCAGGTTTGATTTTCAAAGCTTGATCATAGGAAAAGATTGCTTCTTCAGTTCTTCCTAAGTCATCCAGTGCATTACCTCGGTTATTCCAAGCGTAATGATCATGGGGCTGAATTTTCAGAGCTTGGTTATATGATATGACAGCTTCTTCGTTGCGTTTTAACTTTCTCAGTGCAATACCTCGGTTGTACCAAGAATAGTGGTCATGATGGTTAATTTTCAGAGCTTGATCATAGGACATAACAGCTTCTTCATACCTGCCTAAATTCCGTAAAGCAATACCAAGATTATTCCAAGCATAGGAGTCTTGAGGATTGAATTTAATTGATTGGTTGTATGATAGGATCGCTTCTTCGTTGCGACCTAAATTTCGTAGTGCATTACCTCTATAATACCAACAATAGGAATAATTAGGTTGAATTTCTAGGGATTTATCATAACAGGAAATGGCTTCTTCGTTGCGACCTAAATTTTGTAGAGCATTACCACGATTATGCCAAGCATAATTATCATTGGGTCTAATTTTTAATGCTTGATCATAAGATAAAATAGCTTC from Okeanomitos corallinicola TIOX110 includes the following:
- a CDS encoding ATP-binding protein; the encoded protein is MSSNSELLKKLYNAFNPFQPLPAGDPNYVDCQDVRGDADILEELGNRIQLANQNTCQLYSGHRGAGKSTELLRLKESLEARQFYVVYFAADEEDIDSEDAQYTDILLACTRRLLQDLQTMGDPKPVLNWLKERWQDLKDLALTEIQIENMNVEMQICQFAKLTANLRAVPELRQQIRDKVNPHTVTLIKVLNEFIADVRKRLPANRNQLAVIIDNLDRMVLVKDGDRTNYEEVFLDRCEQLKALDCHLIYTVPIAMVYSTRATDLRDIYGDPQILPMIMVRTPKGEIYEPGINKVKEVISRRIRQFAPDKPIETEIFDNPETLARLCLMSGGHVRNLLLLTQDAIGRTQDLPISERAVRRAITQARDTYRRAVENHQWILLAEVSRSKRIINDNQYRNLMFNRCLLEYRYLDADGEMQRWYDIHPLIQGIQEFKEALENLP